The DNA region CGTTACAGGCTACGGACTTATGCATGGCAGACAAATATTTGTTTTTGCTCAGGATTTTACTGCACACGGTGGATCCCTATCCCTGGCCCATGCTGAAAAAATCTGTAAAATCCTACAGCACGCCATGCGGGTTGGGGCACCGGTGATCGGGCTGAACGACTCCGGCGGCGCCAGGATCCAGGAAGGCGTCATGAGTCTGGCCGGTTACGGCGACATATTTCAATTAAATGTCATGGCATCCGGAGTGATCCCGCAGATCAGCGCAATTATGGGCCCTTCGGCCGGTGGCGCGGTCTATTCCCCGGCCCTGACCGACTGGGTTTTTATGGTTGAAAATACCAGCTATATGTTCATAACCGGCCCGGAGGTCGTCAAGGCCGTCACGCACGAAGATGTGACCATGGAGGAGCTTGGCGGGGCCATGGCACACAGCGCCAAAAGCGGTGTGGCCCATTTCCCATGCCCGAACGACGAATCCTGTCTTGAAAAAATAAGAGAACTCATGTCTTATCTGCCTCAGAACAACATGGAAAATCCGCCGCGCAAAACAACCAGCGACGATCCCAGGCGGCGCAACGAAGAAATTCAAGAAATTGTTCCCGCAGATCCCAACAAACCCTACGACATGCGCGAAGTTATCGTATCCACCTTGGACGACAACCATTTTTTTGAGGTGCACGAGCACTGGGCACCGAGCATCGTTGTCGGCTTCGGCCGATTTGACGGTATGCCGGTGGGGATTGTTGCCAACCAGCCGGCCGCTATGGCCGGTGTGCTCGACATCAATGCCTCCAATAAGGGCGCCCGGTTTGTGCGTTTCTGCGACTGTTTCAATATTCCATTGGTTATTTATGAGGATGTTCCCGGCTTCATGCCCGGAACCCATCAGGAACACGGCGGCATCATCAAACACGGCGCCAAGCTGATCTATGCCTTTGCCGAAGCCACCGTTCCGCGGGTTACCGTAATTACCCGCAAAGCCTACGGCGGGGCCTATATTGTGATGAGTTCGAAACATCTGCGAGGCGATATCATTATGGCCTACCCCAATGCCGAAATCGCGGTCATGGGCGCCGACGGCGCGGTGAACATTATCTGCCGCAGTCAAATTAAAAAAGCCGCGGATCCCGAAGCGGAAAGGCAGCGCTTGATCG from Candidatus Desulfatibia profunda includes:
- a CDS encoding methylmalonyl-CoA carboxyltransferase, encoding MEFKELLEKLEQKNKQAMEGGGLDRIKKQHESGKLTARERIDKLLDAGTFVELDRFKVHRCTDFGMEEKKIPGDGVVTGYGLMHGRQIFVFAQDFTAHGGSLSLAHAEKICKILQHAMRVGAPVIGLNDSGGARIQEGVMSLAGYGDIFQLNVMASGVIPQISAIMGPSAGGAVYSPALTDWVFMVENTSYMFITGPEVVKAVTHEDVTMEELGGAMAHSAKSGVAHFPCPNDESCLEKIRELMSYLPQNNMENPPRKTTSDDPRRRNEEIQEIVPADPNKPYDMREVIVSTLDDNHFFEVHEHWAPSIVVGFGRFDGMPVGIVANQPAAMAGVLDINASNKGARFVRFCDCFNIPLVIYEDVPGFMPGTHQEHGGIIKHGAKLIYAFAEATVPRVTVITRKAYGGAYIVMSSKHLRGDIIMAYPNAEIAVMGADGAVNIICRSQIKKAADPEAERQRLIADYRDKFSNPYSAAEHGYIDEVIDPADTRWKIIQALRMLANKRDTNPPKKHGNIPL